One Myxococcus xanthus genomic window carries:
- a CDS encoding dihydrofolate reductase family protein yields the protein MGLLTFGLNVTLDGCIDHTQGIVDDELHDYWRQLMEQSGAMLFGRNTYELMEGAWPAVARDEKAPRAMREWAQKLEAKAKYVVSGSRSDFPWQNTIKVEGDLREAISALKAKTERGVLVGAPKLAAALEELGLIDEYRIVVHPIISGSGPTLFHGLSSARHLELLSTQRFKSGVQALHFRRKAG from the coding sequence ATGGGCCTCCTCACCTTCGGTCTCAATGTGACTTTGGACGGGTGCATCGATCACACCCAGGGGATCGTGGACGACGAGCTGCACGACTATTGGAGGCAACTCATGGAGCAGAGCGGGGCGATGCTCTTCGGGCGCAACACCTACGAGCTGATGGAGGGCGCCTGGCCCGCGGTGGCACGCGACGAAAAGGCGCCGCGCGCGATGCGCGAGTGGGCACAGAAGCTCGAGGCGAAGGCGAAGTACGTCGTGTCGGGCTCGCGGAGCGACTTTCCGTGGCAGAACACGATCAAGGTGGAGGGTGACCTTCGTGAGGCGATCTCGGCGCTGAAAGCGAAGACCGAGCGGGGTGTCCTCGTCGGAGCGCCCAAGCTCGCGGCTGCGCTCGAGGAGTTGGGGCTCATCGACGAGTACCGCATCGTCGTTCATCCCATCATCAGTGGCAGCGGGCCGACGTTGTTTCATGGCCTGTCGAGTGCGCGGCATCTCGAGCTCCTCTCGACGCAGCGGTTCAAGTCCGGCGTGCAGGCGCTCCACTTCCGTCGCAAAGCGGGATGA